The Pseudanabaena yagii GIHE-NHR1 genomic interval AGTACAAATGGTTGTTTCCTCACCGAAGGCGAGGAAACAAATCCGAGCATAAAACTCTATAAGTTCCACCCTGATGGGTAGGTTGCGTTGAGTCCCTAAACATAGTAAAAGAAATCATAGATTTGTGACTTAATTATTGCTTTATCGCAAAGTCCTGAACCATCCTCTCAACAATTAATATAAAAAATGGCGTTAATATGGCGCAAGTTTTTGGAGAATTTACAGAAAATTTTGCAGATAGAAGCGAATATTTAGTTTTAGGATTTTCGCCTTCCTCATTGCCAATTCAATTGCGTTGGAAGACTAATGGTCTTTCCGCGGATTTTCTTGGTGATTATGTCCGAAATTTCTTTCCTGGTGACACAAGTGCTAACTTAACTAAACAAGCAGAAATCGGTTCGGCAGTTAGTTTCATTGCTAATGAACTCTTAGAAAATGCAATGAAATATAGCGATGAAAGCGCAAATCAACCAGTTAACCTAGAAGTACATTTGTTTAATGATCACTTGATTTTTTTGTCTAAAAACAGTGTGTCTCCAAAAGCGATCACTAGTTTTCAATCTTATATCCAAGAAATTATTACAGGTGACATTGGTCAGATGTATATTGACCAAGTTGAAAAAAGTGTCACTAATCAAGAAGAAGAGAAATCTGGACTTGGCTATTTCACAATGATTATGGACTATGATGCAGTCTTAGGATGGAAGTTTGAAGAGTCTGAAAATGATAGCCATGTGACAATGGTAACGACAATGATACAGTTACCACTTTAGTAAATAATAGATCAAACTTTTATCAGGAGAATTGAAAGAATGGAAGTTAAAGGTGATGATTATAAAGTCTGGTATGACCCATCAGAATTCACTATTTATTGCCAAGGATCTTTGCGATTAGCAGGAACAGAGGAATACGCTCCTATAGTGCAGATTTTAGAATATGTGATTGATCAAGCACCACAAAACGTTGCTTTAAATCTCAGCCAGTTAGAGTTTTTAAATAGTTCAGGTATTAATGTCTTATCTAAATTTGTGATTAAAGTACGTCAGAAAGAGAAAATTAAAATCACTGTCAAAGGCTCTGAAATTATACCTTGGCAAGGTAAATCTCTTAAGAATTTACAGCGTTTAATGCCCGCTTTAAAATTGGAATGGAGCTAAGATTTTAGTCTTATATATTGATATGAATTGATATAAACTTGGCTAATATTTAAACAATAGATCGTAACTTTTTAGATACTAAACTTCTAATATTTTCTAATAGGTGATTAATTTCCGTAGGAGAGATATGTCCACTATCTACTTCACGTCCAGCCGCTTTCGATAGAAAAGCCAAAATTTGCTTTGGTAGCATCAAAGTTAAGCCATTTTTTAAATGTAGCTCTAACTTCCGAATCCCTGTACCTAAAGGATAGACACTGTACTGATCTAGACCTTTGACAATCTGACCACCATAATCGAAATAACGCAGTTGGACAGTACGATCGCTAGGTGGTTGACCATTGTATCCATCAAGCTCATGTTTAATAAATTGTGCCAATTCATGCAAGTGTTGTGCCTGAGCAAACAGTAAACATTTTTCTAGGGCTTGGGTTAGCGGCAATTTGGCGATCGCTTCTTCTGTTTCTAGGCGCACTTCCAATGCAGCCAACACATCATCAAGACTAAGTACAGTACAAGATTCGGAAACTGACATAATGCTCCGTACTAGGTTGTAATTTATACATTTGTAGGGTTTTGGGTTTGTGGAAGCGCACCCCTTCGGGGACACTTCTATAAACTATTCAGGATGGCTATACTAACGTGTGGTGACTGTTAAGATGAAGACTAAAGTTATTCTTGCATAAAGTCCATGCTCACTTCCGATCACAATGTTACAGAAGATCTTGACATTATTGATGTAGATGTACCCAAACGCGGGATGCCCGTGACCATCATCACAGGCTTTTTAGGCAGTGGTAAAACTACTCTGCTCAATCATATTTTACAAAACCAGCAGGATCTCAAGGTTGCGGTTTTGGTCAATGAGTTTGGTGATATTAATATCGATAGTCAGCTATTAGTTGCCGTTGATGAAAATATGATGGAACTGAGCAACGGTTGCATCTGCTGCACGATCAATGATGGCTTGGTTGACGCTGTTTACAACGTTCTCGAACGAAGCGATCGCATTGATTACATGATCGTCGAGACCACAGGTGTCGCTGATCCCCTACCCATTGCGCTTACTTTTTTAGGTACAGAGCTACAGCATTTAACGCGCCTCGACTCGATTTTGACTGTCGTTGATTCCGAAGCATTTACCTCAGATCATTTCAATAGTGATGCTGCCTATGCTCAAATCATGTATGGCGACATTATTATTCTCAACAAGACCGATCTTGTAACCGAAGAAAAACTCCAAGAGCTAGAGGCTTTCATTAATAAGACCAAAACCAAAGCGAGAATTTTGCGATCGCATTTGGGGATCGTGCCATTGCCCTTAATCCTTGATGTGAAGATCGACCAATCAGCCATCGCGTCTAGTCAAAAAGATGAAGATCATGCTCACCACGAACATGAACATCACGATCATGGCAACCCACACTCCCATGAACAATGCCACGATCCCGAATGTAACCATAAGCATCACCACCATGAGCATCATCATCATTCCGATCACCTAGAAAACGACGGATTTGTATCTATATCATTTCAAAGCGATCGCGCCTTTGATCTTGATAAATTTCAAAGCTTTTTAGACAAAAAATTGCCAATAGATGTCTTCCGAGCTAAAGGCATTTTGCACTTTGCAAATATTGATAATCGCTATGTATTCCAACTGAGTGGCAAACGTTATGAACTCAAAAATGATGATCGCGGCAAATCTTTAAATAATCAGCTAGTGATTATCGGACGCAATTTACACCGAGAAGAGTTATTTGCTGAACTTACCGATTGTCTCGTCTAATTCGTCTAATCGCTAGAGAGGCGGCGCATTGCGCCGCCTCTCTAGGTTTAAGCATGAACTGCTAAGCGATCGCATAATTGATCAGCTTGGATGACCCCCTCAACCCGATCAACAGGTGCTCCGTCCTTAAACAAAACTAAGGTTGGCAAAGCATAAACCTTATATTGCGAAGCAATTTCAGGATAATTGTCAGTATTGATCTTCACAATCTGCACCTTATCTTTCATTTTGTCGCTAACTTTGTCCAAGATCCCTGTCATTAGCTGACAAGGACCACACCAAGGGGCATAAAAATCTACAAGAACGGGCAATTCTGAACTTTCTAATAACTCGTTAAAACTACCAAATTGCTTTGTTACTGACATGGGGCGATCGCTCCTTTAAAAATTCAATTCTATAGCAATTCCCAAAAAAGTAGGAAGACGCTTCTCAGCAGTTATTGAATTTGCCTATGGACATAAAACCCAAAAGATGAGTAGCGGCGCATTGCGCCGCTACTCATCTTTTGGGTTTTGATTTGTGCTAGCTCTCTCTTGCGTTGCTATAGGTTTAAATTTTTTTGTCGCAAAGGTTACACCTCTAGGCTAGAATAAGCTCTGGCTATTACTCAATCCGCAATGATCTCTAGTAACGATTTTCGACCCGGCGTAACAATTGAACTCGATGGCGAAGTCTGGCGTGTAGTTGAATTTTTACACGTAAAGCCTGGCAAAGGTTCAGCTTTTGTACGCACCACGCTAAAAAGCGCCATGACAGGTAAAAACCTAGAAAGAACCTTCAGGGCTGGGGAAATGGTTCCTCAAGCTGTTCTTGAAAAAAGCTCCATGCAGCATACCTATAAAGACGGTGAAGATTATGTCTTTATGGACATGCAAAGCTATGAAGAAGCAACCTTGACCACTGCTCAAATCGGTAGCCGTGTCAAATACATCAAAGAAGGCATGGAAGTCAACGTTGTACGTTGGGGCGATCGGGTAATCGATGTGGAATTACCTAACACTGTCGTACTAGAAGTTATCGAAACCGATCCCGGCTTAAAAGGTGATACTGCTACGGGTGGTAGCAAGTCCGCTAAAGTGGAAACAGGCGCATCGATCAACGTTCCGCTATTTGTGAATATTGGCGATCGCATCAAAATTGATACTCGTGAAGACACGTATTTGGGGCGTGAAAATTAGGTGGAATTTAGCTTAGAGCAATTACGTGAACTAGTCACGATTCTAAACAAGACGGACATTACCGAACTCACTCTAGAATCAGGTGATTTACGTCTGAGCATCCGCAAAAGCGACACTAAGGTTGCGCCAACTGTGGTGCAAGCTGCTCCTGTTGTTTCTCCCTTGCCATCGGTAGCTGTAGTTGATAATGTACCGAGTAGTCCTGTAGCCCATACAACGATCGCTGATTCGATTCCTGCCAAAAAGCTTATCGAAATCACATCACCAATGGTTGGCACATTCTATCGCTCACCTGCACCCGATGAACCTCCATTTGTAGAGGTTGGCGATTCAATCAAGAAGGGTGGCACTGTCTGCATCATTGAGGCAATGAAGCTAATGAATGAGATTGAGTCTGATGCTGGCGGCAAAATCGTTGAGATTTTAGTGGATAATGCCCAGCCAGTCGAATATGGTCAAGTACTCATGCGAGTTGAACCTAATTAAATTTCGATCTACAACATAAAAAAAGGAGCGCTAAGCGCTCCTTTTTTTATGAGTATTACTTTAGGATTGTTTTGCGATCGCTACAAACACCACCGCAGAAAGATTGCGCTCAATTGTAAATAATTGTTAAGCTAATCACATCAAATATCAATTAGCTTCACACATTAAGGGGACAAAAATGGAAACCAAATTTGACTTTAGCGGACAAAATCTATTCATTCCAATCGTTTTTCGTGAAGATTTTAATCAATTTGCCAAATTGAGTGAAACCCAAGCTTGGTCACTATTTTTCACTGGTAGCCGCGAGGATAGTGCGCTAGGTTTTAGCAGAGCCTCAGGTAGATTCTGGACTGGTTTAGTAGTTGCTACAGTAATTGAATCTATTCTTGGTGCTTTTATATTTCACATCAACTAAACAACGTCAGTTCAGTTTAAACTGCAAATTTTATAAACTCAGAATCAAAAGCCTTGCTTGGCAAGGCTTTTGATTCTGTACTTTAAGAGATGGTCTCTCAAATCCTGTTTTATAGCAGTTTTCGCCCCAAAGAAACCTAAAGAAGCTTTTAAAGGAGATGCTTAAGCATCTCCTTTAAAAGCTTCTTTAGGTCGAGTTTGAGAGCAAAGCTCTATAAATTATCCTGCATCTCCATAAAGAACTGGAGTTTAGACTAAAAAAGGTAAAAAAGGCAGAGTAAAAGAGATACAAACTGCCTAAAGTAGATGAAAAGTAAAGAGACATCTACAGCCATGATTATTGATAAACTACAAGACTTTCGTCAACAGGTATATAGATTTTTAGGGAACGGACGGGATGCAATATTTGACTTGATGGATGCAGTATTGACCAGTCCGAGAGTGAAATCATTTGTAGAATTATCGTTATCCGCAGTGTATCGAAGAAAATGGTCAAGTCTGTATGAATCATTAAAAGACAGTCGCCCCAACCGAGGCAGGATAAGACGGTTATGTGTGGAACAAATACCCAAAGACATCCGCCCTTTGCTAGCAGGAGACCATACAGGATGGGGAAGACCCCATGCCAAAACGCTAAAAGACAGGAGTTTTGTGCATCAACCGAATTTGGTAGAAGGGAACAAACCGATCGTGTTAGGGCATGACTACAGCACCTTGGCATGGATACCAGAGATGACAGGGAGTTGGGCAATCCCGTTATGTCACGAGCGGATCAGTAGTTTTGAGACAGCAGGGCAAAGAGCCGCATTCCAACTGAGTCAAGTATGTCGAGATTTAACGGTAAGACCAATCGCTACTTACGACAGTGAATATGGCAGTGCCGTCTTTATGAATTTGACTGAGGATATCCCTGCCGATTTACTAATACGTCTACGTCCTAACCGATGCTTATACAAAGCCCCTGCGCCCTACAGTGGTTATGGTCGTCCTCGTAAGCATGGGGATAAATTCCAACTTGCCAATGCTGATAGTTGGGGAGAGCCATCGGCAACTTTTAGCTTAGAAGATGAGACGGTTGGACAGGTGCAAATCCAGCAATGGTCTAACTTACACTTTCGGCAAGCAGCCCAACGACATATTCAAGTTATTCGAGTTACACATTCTCATTGCTCTGGTTTGTGGTTAGCTTGGGTGGGTGAACAGATGCCGACTTTAGACTCCCTTTGGCGCTTGTACTTACGTCGTTTTGCCATCGACCATTGGTATCGTTTTGCCAAACAAAGATTACATTGGACTCTTCCCCATTTGTTGACTCCTCAGCAAGCTTTGCGTTGGAGTGACCTTATGCCTTTACTCTCTTGGCAATTGTGGTTGGCTCGTCAACTGGTTATTGATACTCCTTTGCCTTGGCAGAAACCTCAAACCAATCTTAATTTTGGTCGAGTCGCTCAGGGCTTTGCCGCACTTTTGGTCAGGATTGGCTCTCCTGCTTGTTCTCCCCAACCTCGTGGTAAGTCTCTCGGTTGGAAATCTGGACGCAAGCGTTCTCCTTTTTCTCGCTTTCCTGTCGTCAAAAAACGAGCTTCTCGCTCGAAAAAGGTCAATCAAGACTACCTTAATTCCTAACTTTCAATATTCTCTTTTTCTCTCTCTTGCTTTTACTCAGTTCTCCGTTTTCTGGGTCACTTTTTCCTGCTCTTTTTCTGATTCTCTTAATCAACTTAGTCTAAATTCCAGTAAATAACTAAAGGAGATGATTTGCTCACTTCATAAGCAAATCATCTCCTTTAGTTCTTAGTCATATCAAGACAAGGGGCTTAAGCCCCTTGCCAGAGACTAGGCTCCACGCACATTTTTTACTAACCAATTAAGTTTTGCTTCAGCCAGTTCTAGATTGCTAATCATGGACTGACCAAACTCTCCTAAATGAGCTTCTATATTATCAGCATCATTGCCATATCCTAGACGATTGACAGTTCCCCGGAGACGATCTGAAAGGCAAAGGCAAATAGCTCTATAAAAACGTGACGCAAAGTTAATATCCTGCTGTAGCTTAGCTAAAAGCTGCACCCTAGAAACTGATAGGACAACACTTTCTTCTAGCGATCGCACGCTAGCAAGTGGAGGACGAGTATCAATGAAGGAAACTTCTCCTACAATTTCTCCTTCCGCAATTCTGGCAAGTTCCTTGTGATCCTGTGACTCAATTGCCACACTAAATGAGCCACTCACAACAATATAAAGTGCTTCGCTTACATGACCTTCTCGGATTAAGAGT includes:
- the accB gene encoding acetyl-CoA carboxylase biotin carboxyl carrier protein, with translation MEFSLEQLRELVTILNKTDITELTLESGDLRLSIRKSDTKVAPTVVQAAPVVSPLPSVAVVDNVPSSPVAHTTIADSIPAKKLIEITSPMVGTFYRSPAPDEPPFVEVGDSIKKGGTVCIIEAMKLMNEIESDAGGKIVEILVDNAQPVEYGQVLMRVEPN
- a CDS encoding slr1659 superfamily regulator — translated: MEVKGDDYKVWYDPSEFTIYCQGSLRLAGTEEYAPIVQILEYVIDQAPQNVALNLSQLEFLNSSGINVLSKFVIKVRQKEKIKITVKGSEIIPWQGKSLKNLQRLMPALKLEWS
- the efp gene encoding elongation factor P, which codes for MISSNDFRPGVTIELDGEVWRVVEFLHVKPGKGSAFVRTTLKSAMTGKNLERTFRAGEMVPQAVLEKSSMQHTYKDGEDYVFMDMQSYEEATLTTAQIGSRVKYIKEGMEVNVVRWGDRVIDVELPNTVVLEVIETDPGLKGDTATGGSKSAKVETGASINVPLFVNIGDRIKIDTREDTYLGREN
- a CDS encoding CobW family GTP-binding protein yields the protein MLTSDHNVTEDLDIIDVDVPKRGMPVTIITGFLGSGKTTLLNHILQNQQDLKVAVLVNEFGDINIDSQLLVAVDENMMELSNGCICCTINDGLVDAVYNVLERSDRIDYMIVETTGVADPLPIALTFLGTELQHLTRLDSILTVVDSEAFTSDHFNSDAAYAQIMYGDIIILNKTDLVTEEKLQELEAFINKTKTKARILRSHLGIVPLPLILDVKIDQSAIASSQKDEDHAHHEHEHHDHGNPHSHEQCHDPECNHKHHHHEHHHHSDHLENDGFVSISFQSDRAFDLDKFQSFLDKKLPIDVFRAKGILHFANIDNRYVFQLSGKRYELKNDDRGKSLNNQLVIIGRNLHREELFAELTDCLV
- the trxA gene encoding thioredoxin, which gives rise to MSVTKQFGSFNELLESSELPVLVDFYAPWCGPCQLMTGILDKVSDKMKDKVQIVKINTDNYPEIASQYKVYALPTLVLFKDGAPVDRVEGVIQADQLCDRLAVHA
- a CDS encoding AbiTii domain-containing protein translates to MSVSESCTVLSLDDVLAALEVRLETEEAIAKLPLTQALEKCLLFAQAQHLHELAQFIKHELDGYNGQPPSDRTVQLRYFDYGGQIVKGLDQYSVYPLGTGIRKLELHLKNGLTLMLPKQILAFLSKAAGREVDSGHISPTEINHLLENIRSLVSKKLRSIV
- a CDS encoding slr1658 superfamily regulator; the protein is MAQVFGEFTENFADRSEYLVLGFSPSSLPIQLRWKTNGLSADFLGDYVRNFFPGDTSANLTKQAEIGSAVSFIANELLENAMKYSDESANQPVNLEVHLFNDHLIFLSKNSVSPKAITSFQSYIQEIITGDIGQMYIDQVEKSVTNQEEEKSGLGYFTMIMDYDAVLGWKFEESENDSHVTMVTTMIQLPL
- a CDS encoding cyclic nucleotide-binding domain-containing protein, with the protein product MKKILLFFSELNNSDLDWFVQKGKKEVIPPNRLLIREGHVSEALYIVVSGSFSVAIESQDHKELARIAEGEIVGEVSFIDTRPPLASVRSLEESVVLSVSRVQLLAKLQQDINFASRFYRAICLCLSDRLRGTVNRLGYGNDADNIEAHLGEFGQSMISNLELAEAKLNWLVKNVRGA
- a CDS encoding NF041680 family putative transposase, which codes for MIIDKLQDFRQQVYRFLGNGRDAIFDLMDAVLTSPRVKSFVELSLSAVYRRKWSSLYESLKDSRPNRGRIRRLCVEQIPKDIRPLLAGDHTGWGRPHAKTLKDRSFVHQPNLVEGNKPIVLGHDYSTLAWIPEMTGSWAIPLCHERISSFETAGQRAAFQLSQVCRDLTVRPIATYDSEYGSAVFMNLTEDIPADLLIRLRPNRCLYKAPAPYSGYGRPRKHGDKFQLANADSWGEPSATFSLEDETVGQVQIQQWSNLHFRQAAQRHIQVIRVTHSHCSGLWLAWVGEQMPTLDSLWRLYLRRFAIDHWYRFAKQRLHWTLPHLLTPQQALRWSDLMPLLSWQLWLARQLVIDTPLPWQKPQTNLNFGRVAQGFAALLVRIGSPACSPQPRGKSLGWKSGRKRSPFSRFPVVKKRASRSKKVNQDYLNS